CGCAGCTTTCGCGTAAACAATCCTGCCTCACCCCTAGAATATTCGAAAAAGTCTTTCGCCATCTCGCCGTTTCCATTCAGGTGAAAATGAAAGGAAACTCACCGTTTCTTCGTGATATTGGGAAATTACTTGTCATCGATTCTTCTACGATGTCGATGAGTCTAAGCCAATATCCTTGGGCAACGTTTCGAAAAACAAAGGCAGGCGTTCGTCTACATTTGCGCGTGGTTGTCACAAAAGATGTGACACTTCCTGATCAAGCGGTCATTTTACCAGCGAAACACGCAGATCGCACGCAAATGAACAAGTTAATTGATGTCGATTCCGATGCGATTCATCTGTTTGACCGAGGCTATACGGACTATCGACAATACGATAAACTCTGCGATCGAGGAATTCGTTTTATCACACGACTGAAGAAAAATGCAAAAATCGAAGTGTTGAATGAACAAGTCCCAGACGTTGAAAATAACATCTTTTCTGATCAAGAAGTCTTTCTAGGTGATGAGCAGAACCGAACGAAAATGCAGAATACACTACGTTTAATTCGAACGAAGGACAGTGAAGGGAATGAAATTATCATTCTTACAAGTTGTTTCGATTTATCGGCGAAAGAAATTGGTGACCTCTATCGCTATCGTTGGAAAATCGAAACGTTTTTTAAATGGATGAAACAACATCTAAGAATCAAAAGCTTCTACGGAAAAAGTCAAAACGCTGTGTATACACAAATTTGGATCGCCTTAATTACGTATTGCTTACAGGTATTATTAAAACTGAAATTGAACCATAATGGACCTCTTTTAGACTTAAAAGAAACGCTCCAAAATCTACTCTTTAAGCCATTTGAAGTATTTATAAAAGCGCTATTTAGGGCGCCAACCAGAAAATCAAAAGGACGGAAAAAGTACGATTGGAACAGAGAATTTCAGCACATCGTCAGACAGTTCCACGAAAGAGAGGTGGAACATCTGGACGAATTAACGTATGATCCAATTTTCTAAGCTGTATCGGATGTAAATAATTTACAATTTGTGGATAAGAGCTACCGCTTATGCGCATGTTGACTTTTTTTAAAATCTAGGAAGAACAATTGTTCAGAAAATTCTGGAATTAATATTAAATAGGTATTTTATCTCTTTTGACAAACGTTAAAAATTTTTATGCAACGTTAATGAAATGCATTAATAAAACATCTACAGACTAATGGTGAACTAAATAAAGAGGATCAAAAATCCTTAGGTTATGATAGCGCAGTGATCACTAATGTTATTAAAACTTGTCAAGCCGAATGGGATTACCATAAAAAAGGTTTTAGAATTCTTCCAGATAATTATGAAGGAGATCCGATTAGTTGCCAACTTTGTGATCAGTCCAACTTAAAATATATTCATCAAGTAATCAATAAAAAAACAAAAGCGACCTGGAATATAGGAAGAAACTGTGCTGACGAATTCGGTGATAAAATAAAAAAATCTTTAAAAGAAATAGAATTTTTACATGTCAAAACCTTAGCTTTACAACAATTGAACGAGCAAGTACCAGGTGTTGTATCCTATACTGAAAATGAACAGAGAAATTTCAATAAAGCTGACACTCTTTTACCTTCAGTTCTTCATAATAAAAAACAAGATTTACTTACTAAATTAAATAATGCCATTCAAAAATATTACACAAAACCTCATCAAGAAACACTCCAAGAAATAAAAACTCTTTTTAAAGATAACGTCGAACAAGATCATAATATCCAATCCTTAAAAGAAAAAAATCAAAATGACTTACTCTATCCTACACCCAAGATTGTACGTTGGCTCAGAAAAAATGACTTATTAGGGCAAACTATTTCAAATATCCGTAATAACAATGGTCTCATCCCTAAATCTGATTTTTATAAGATAAGTGAAATAGATTTTATAAAAGCTTTATTATCAAAAATTAATTTTTCATATCTAACAATACTTAACAGTAATCAAATCACTAAATTTATTAACTTTAAAATTGCCAAGACTGGTAATAATACTATTCTTGAAATGAATACACCTGAATTTTTATCCGTATTTACAGAATATATTTGGGATGAACCGTTTGATGAAAAGGCTATCAAAGAAGAACTTCTAGCTGAAGCTAAGCTATCTTCAAAATTCAATTCACATGCTTCTATTTTCAAACAATATGAAAATACATTTAATAATTTAGGCTATGAAATAATTATCAATAAATACGATAAAAACGATTTAATCCTTAAAACAAACAGCATTTATCTCAAAATTAATAATGGAAAATTCCTTCAAAATATAAAAGATATTCACCTTAATCTTAAACCAGCAGAGGATATTTCTATTAGAGGCATTATAGATTGTTCCATTGATAAAGAGTACGATGCTACTTCATGGAAAACATATATGGATATTGCTAAAAATGCTGCTTCTTTGTCAAAAAATATTAAAGAGAAATAGTATTTAAAATAAGTGCGTAATAGATGAAGCACATATAGCGATTGAAAACAGCCAGCTATTAATTGCTGAGTACAATGAATGAAAAATGATTCATTAAGAGGGCTGGTGCCGAAGTATCAAGGCTATCCAGAGAAAAATGAATAGTTGAAAGTGGCATTTGCTAAGGAAAAATAGGTACTTCTTACAGCTGGTACAACTGAAAAACAACACCTTGAAAAAGCGGAGCTTTTGAAAAGCAATTCGCAAAACACAAAGTGATAACTTTAGGTAATTATAGTAAATCTTGATTTCCATATAAAGGCACCTCCTTTCAAATATGGAGGTGCCTCATGTGTAAAGATTATTTGAATTTATAAATAATTTTTTTAGAAGATAATCAACTTATATTAAAACCATCTATTTTTTCAGCGAAAACATAAGGAATTATATCGTTATCATCCGTTTGCTTATATGCCTCTTCATCATGCATATAGTCGCTAATTTCTTTACTTCCAAATTTCCCAAGCTTTTCAATTACTTTCGTTAAAATTTCAATTTCTCCGCTTTCTAATTTTAAATTTCCATATTCTTTAGGAGTAATTTTATATCCTATTGCTCCATTATCAAATTCTTCAGAAGTTATATCAATACATTTGCTTGCATATTTTAGAATCTCTTCATGAGCTAAGGGTACAGCCCCAAATGGTAAATGTTCATACACTAAACCAGACATACTTTGTTTGTTCTTTTTAAAAAATAGCATATCACTATACCATAACAACTTCATTAATTTAACTTTATATAACCTCGAACTTTTCATTGCAAAAAAACTTATCATATCAATGACTTTTTCCAAATCTAATTCCTTAAAACCATTAAGTTCCGATTTTTCTCTAAAATCAATATAATAAGATTCAATAATTTGTTTATTTAAATAGCTTATAGATTTAGTTTTAATTAAAGAAGAGATTATTTTTTTTATTTCATTATATCTAATTATATTTTCAAATTTATCTTTATGTTTTTCAAGTTCTTCTAAGGCTAACTTAGGATTATCTTTTACATTTTTAATCTTTTGATCAAAGGTCTCATCTTGTATCAATTTTGTTTCATAACGTTGAATTGTAACTTCTCCCCACCCTAATAAAAGAGCAAATTCCTTTTGTGTTAATCCATATTGATTACGAGCATCCTTTATTTCTTGTGAAGTTAATAAACCATTTTGCATTCTATACGCATCTCTTGCAGCAAGTAAATTGTTTTTTAAGATAGCTTTGGGAACAAAAAATTCTTGTTCTTTTTCACAATAGTAAGTAGTTTCTTCATATTGTACGGCCATACCATTAATTAGTGCTTGCGTAGGTTTATTTAATACTTGAATCTCATGTGATTCATTACAAAATGGACATAAAAACTCTAAAGAATTATTCATAATCATTCATCCTTTATAAATTATAATTTATATACGAGGTAGATATTAAAATATCTACCCCTTTCTGTCATGCGTACGGCTTTTTCGTGAAAGGCTGTCGTGCGAAATGGAACGACATACAAAAAATTATTTTATCCTTTTCATCTCTAATTTTAAATTTCACATAAATACTTCTACCATCAATAATTTTTTCAAAAACCCAAAAATCCGGTGTACCTGGTCTTTTAAAATCGGGAACTTTCTCAGAAAAGTCCTTTGCTGTCAGGGTTATGAGCGACTCTATAACATCATCATCATCAAACCCAAGAGCTAATAATGTGTTTTGAGTTGTAAATGGATCCAATGGATTTTCCTCATAACGCGTAGTTTGAATACTAAAATTATGGTCATCAGAATTTAAAATATTCCTGGTCACCTTTAAAAAATCATTCACTTCATTTAACGATGGTTCAGCATTCACGTGACTCACTTCCTTAAAAAATGGTTGGATAAAACAATCAATTGATTGTTAATCACATTTTACTATCAATT
The genomic region above belongs to Solibacillus sp. FSL R7-0668 and contains:
- a CDS encoding IS4 family transposase codes for the protein MDKDTTKSTLNELLKVLDEKTFLKVVNVSNLDSYIKKLTAYKFLQLFIIAQLNEKSSLKKLAKQLKDTEELHTFIQMDAISSSQLSRKQSCLTPRIFEKVFRHLAVSIQVKMKGNSPFLRDIGKLLVIDSSTMSMSLSQYPWATFRKTKAGVRLHLRVVVTKDVTLPDQAVILPAKHADRTQMNKLIDVDSDAIHLFDRGYTDYRQYDKLCDRGIRFITRLKKNAKIEVLNEQVPDVENNIFSDQEVFLGDEQNRTKMQNTLRLIRTKDSEGNEIIILTSCFDLSAKEIGDLYRYRWKIETFFKWMKQHLRIKSFYGKSQNAVYTQIWIALITYCLQVLLKLKLNHNGPLLDLKETLQNLLFKPFEVFIKALFRAPTRKSKGRKKYDWNREFQHIVRQFHEREVEHLDELTYDPIF
- a CDS encoding type II TA system antitoxin MqsA family protein gives rise to the protein MNNSLEFLCPFCNESHEIQVLNKPTQALINGMAVQYEETTYYCEKEQEFFVPKAILKNNLLAARDAYRMQNGLLTSQEIKDARNQYGLTQKEFALLLGWGEVTIQRYETKLIQDETFDQKIKNVKDNPKLALEELEKHKDKFENIIRYNEIKKIISSLIKTKSISYLNKQIIESYYIDFREKSELNGFKELDLEKVIDMISFFAMKSSRLYKVKLMKLLWYSDMLFFKKNKQSMSGLVYEHLPFGAVPLAHEEILKYASKCIDITSEEFDNGAIGYKITPKEYGNLKLESGEIEILTKVIEKLGKFGSKEISDYMHDEEAYKQTDDNDIIPYVFAEKIDGFNIS
- a CDS encoding type II toxin-antitoxin system MqsR family toxin produces the protein MNAEPSLNEVNDFLKVTRNILNSDDHNFSIQTTRYEENPLDPFTTQNTLLALGFDDDDVIESLITLTAKDFSEKVPDFKRPGTPDFWVFEKIIDGRSIYVKFKIRDEKDKIIFCMSFHFARQPFTKKPYA